ATCCACGGGGCCTTCCCTGGTGGGGGACGGGCCTCATTTACTACCTCTTGCACGACGCTGGCCTCTTTTCGCTCCCTGTCTCCCTTCACTCCTCCGCCTGCCATGGGCTCTTCCTCCCCACTTTGCCCAGCGACGGCACGCTTATCCCTCACCTCTCATCTCAAATAGCGTTTCCTCGGCAAGCCTTGACCGGAACGTGCTTCTAGATCATGGCACGGGTCCATACTGTTCCCTGCTCCCGAGAGCCACCTTCAGGCTTGATGGTGTGCTAGGAGGATGTGCTCCACTCAGAACAGCTGTAACACGGTTCCTGCCTGTGACAGCGCGGGACACAGGCCAAGGTCACTAAAGGGTAAGGTCCAGGGAGACTGAGCACCGGCGTTCAGGTGTCCCGTCCCGGCACAGTCACACAAGGCTTAATTCTTTGGGCAAAGGTGTGACAGTATGTCCAGGCGTCGCCAATGAGGGAAGCTCACCGAAGCTTTGATGCCGGGGTTTCTTACTGAGGCACGCCGCACCTTCGCGACTGACCGTGGGTACTCCGGGGGTCCGCAGAAGGCAGAGATACAGTGTGTCCCAGAGCCTCAGGCCTACAAAAGCCACCATTCCCCCCCCGTGAGTCGCACCGTCCGCGTCAATCATCTGGTCCAACGGATGCAGCGAGCGGGGCCTGCAGATTCAGGCGTAAGATCACTTCCCAGGCCAGATGTTAAGCACTTAGATTGTCTTCCCAGAGCTGGTCAGGGGCCGGTCCTTTGGGATGTGTAGCACTTGAGCAGCCAAAGCCTGTTCAGTTGGCGCATTTCTGCTCAGTCCGCCCTGCTGGCCCCTGGCCTAGGCTCTGTGACAGCAAAACGGTGCTATCAGCCTGAGCATCTCTATGTAGTGAAGTATTTCTGTGACAGGAAAATGGTAGTGTCATCAGAAATGTGCTAACCtcttaaggggcccctgggtggctcagttaagcgtcccactttggctcaggtcattatttcacagtttgtggtttcgggccccacctcagactctgtgctgacagcttagagcctggaacctgcttcagattctgtgtcttcctctctctatctctcaaaaaaaaaaaaaaaaaatctggttacCATTTAAATGAGGCAGAGTGGGTTATGGGTTGATTAAAATAACAACTCATATTGTGAAACCATTATATTCATGTTCATATTTTTGTACTAATTTGATTACTGTCCCTTCTGATCAACTGTTTGTACTTTGTGATAAACCACTTCCCTCTGTCACTACCTTAGTTTAAGTCCGTGTCCTCCGCCATCTGGAAAACAGTCGAATAGATCTTCTGTCTTGCCCCTCCTATAGTCTAATTTCCACACACTACTCAGATTGATCCTTTTAATTCACAAATCAGATTACATTACCATTCACCTGAAAACCTCCCCAGGTGGTCATCTATTTCACAGTTTactaactatatatttttaattttctgtgtcctGGCATTTGGAGTCTTGCTGACTGGGGagattctgcccctcccaggaCCAGCCAGTTATTAGAGACCAACCACTAACAACTTCCCCAGACCTCGCTTTTCACATGCAAACGACCCACCTGTCTGTCTCCTTAAAGCTCTAGGGCCCCGTACTAGAAGGGAGTGACACTTAACGCTCCAAAGCCCTGCCATATTATTCAAACCAGTCAATCGTAAACTGTTTACCTGTCGCCTTGCCTTTTCCTGCGACACGACACGTGGTGGGCGGTGCTTTCTCCGTCACTGCTGCCTCCGACCCACCCTGGTGCTTCCCCCGCTCCTCCGCTCCGCCGTGTACGTCTGGTAGAACAGGCAGTTCGGAGCTGGAGGTTAGGGTGCTGATAAGTAGGTCACACATGCTGACCGCCTTCCAACACGCCAGGGCTGACAGACCAGGAGCCCCGGTGCGGAACACGCACGCTCCCGCCTGTGCCGCAGGGCCATCCGTGCCCAAGGTCATGCCTGTGCGCTGCAGCGTTGCCCCCTCCCCCGTGGGAAGGCTGCCAAGATGGTCCCGGTAGGAACACGGTGGGCTTGATCAGAGACTCCCCTCCCGACCAGTGACTGGAAGGAGCCTCTATGAGAGACCACCCCGTCTATGACCCATGAAGAGAAAAGACCCCTGTAGCTTCAGGGCAGTGCCTCGCTTTCCCACCTTGAGAATGGCCTGTCCTTAAAGGGCTTTGTGCTTTGCTACCTTCCTTCTGGCTGCCTTTCCCCGAGAGCCGGTCCTCACGTAAACCTTCTGTGGGGAGTCCGAGAACCGAGACCTCCATCCACACGGCGCAGAGTCTCCCACGGGTAACATGCCGTAACTCCCATTTGCTAGGGATGTGAGCATAAACTTCTTCCTTTGCGACAGTCCCTTCCAGATCTGCTGCCTTACCACACCTGAGGAAACAAATCCCAGGTACATTTTAGAACACGTGCTGGAGCCAATTACAGCCTCCTTACAAAGGCTGACAGGGTTCTACGCAATTTGTCTCCATTTGTCTAACTCCCCTGGTCCCGCTTGAACCCCTGCCACACAGTTCTAGCTCCACTAGCCTTCTCCTCAGGCCCCCGGTGCGctccgaccccccccccccccaatgtctTAAAAGACTCAggagccatctctttgaaatgcagAAATCAAGGGAGATGTTATCTCTATCACTCAGCTTCTCTGGGAAGACAGCCTCTCTGGTGGGCATCTGGCTCCAAGTTGCAAAAGGGAAGATTCACGAAGGAAGCCTCGTTAATTTACAACAGAGTTGGGAGGCCAGAAGGCAGAACTCTCACGAAACCACTCCAAGGCAATCACAGGAAGAATCGTGAATTCCAGGCCCCAACTGGAAAAGATGGACCCTGCATCTCCTGCAAGAAATCAACCATCCCTGCAACTCAACCAATGAGAGACTTCCATCATCTTGAACTGTTGCTTTCCTCCAATGGAATTTGTTCAAAACGACCCTGCCAACTCCCTCCTCCTCCGTAaaataacttttgtttgttggatttGCCTGTGGCTTTATTGTAGTTTGCGTGTCTCCATGGCAATTCTGtgctatttccaaataacactttttttgtGGGTAAAataagtgacttttatttttaaggttaacaccGCTTTCTATCCTCAAGAAATGAGacgtttgttttcctttatggaAAGCCAATGTAGGAGCAGACAGCCACCCCAATTACCAGGTAGATTTAGGATGACTCTgtgtaacaaatggtgctgttATGTTTTCTTACCTGAGGACTAATTATGTTTGTGATGAAGCTACGTAATGGGAGACACTGGGAAAACCAGTGTCTGCTTGGCTTTACGAAATGGCATCTTTCTCACTTTCCATCTCTTAGCAATTATCTGTGGTACGGCATCGCATTCAGTTTAAGGTTTATTCagtaataaacttttatttatgtttttactaTCTTTGTGAGGAGGTTTTCTGGGTTGGGAgaagattttttctttctaaattacaTTCCTCCAAGAATTTATATTGTtactgtggtagggtcccctccataaggaatgaaaaacaaaaacaaaaacaaaaaaaaacctcaagcaACCTGGCTATACATGTGACAACATCCCTCTCGACCTTGtcacatgagaccacttaatcagactccatgtttgtgtgttatcattatatgggagacaaagaaatagaaaatgtattaaaaactatGCCACGTGGCATTTGTTCAGGGCTCAATTCTTCAGGTAGAAACCCAACTGAGCCGTGCTGGCaagaataaagttgcttcctggaaagaaaagcctcagtgtcagaCTCtctgcaagaatcctgctacGTCACCTGTCTAAAAGaatgcaatttaaatttttggtaACACCTGTATATGCCACACAAACAGACATGTGGGCTGATTTTACTATTTGAGACCCCCAAATGCAAACTGCAGACAGTGTCtgtgaaaattaattaaaggAAACTTCAGTAAAATGGAGCCAGGAGGCCAGACGGGGGCTGTCACATCCTGACTAGGGATGTCAATTGCAGACGCCAGCAGAAGAATCCTCAACAGTAAAGAATCATCAATTATAGGCCCCAAGGAGAAAAGATATACATTGCATTTCCTACAAGAAATTGACCACCCCGGCAACTCAACCAATGAGGTGTCTTTTACTAAACTGTTGCTTTTCTCCAATGGACTTTCCTTCAAAACAAGCCCTCCCAAACTTCCTTCTCCATAAAACAGCGTTTTGCTGCATCTTCCTTGTCCCTATATTGTAATtctgtatttccaaataagttttttttttttttttttttttttttttttttttttttgctggttaaaAATAACCGAATGTTAAATACAATGAatgtattattgtatttttaaggtCAAGAGTCCAGCAAATACACAGCTCATGGAGGCAAAGGGCGAGCGGTCTGTGCCATTGCGCCGAATGGGCCTACAGTCCCAGGCTGGGGGAGGCTCCAAGGGctgtggggtggagtggggagagcAGGGGCTGCAGGACACCCCAGGACAGAGGCAGAAACTTCGGGAAGCAAGACGAAGGACACCCCTGGGGAGTGGCCTGAACGGGACACGATCTCCCAGCGGGGGCCGGTTTGGTGCGCAAACCGGTTTGGTGCGTAGCTTGGGAGTTTGCCGACCTTagagccacccccaccccccgcagctTCCTGTGGTTGGTGTCTCATCATTCACAAGCACACGGTGTCAGTTCATCAATGCATTCGCGCACTCTCGGAGACTCACGCAGGAATTGGTTCACCGAGACCCTCTGCTTCGCCTCCCATTCCCCCAGGTTCCCCCAGCTCACGGGGGCCCCCCCCTTAGTCTGCCCCGCCGCAGCGCCCGGGTCTCCGCGCCCTGCCACCTCATTGGCTCAGCGTGGGCGGAAGCtcccatttctgtcttttctattgGACACGCTGCCTGCGCGCCCAGAAGATCCAACCAATGGGAGCCGGTCAGGAACTGTGGCTCAGCCAACGAGGGGGCGCAGACATAAAGGCCCCAGCGCTGGCTTCCCGGGAGTTCCTTGATCTCCGGAGGTGCAGCTCCGCGCGCTGCGCTGAGGGTTCGTGGGGGGCCGTCGGCGTCCGAAGCGCCTCAGCCCGGTTGTTGCCTACCCTCACCCCTTTTGAGGACAGTTCCAAAGGGCTCGGGAAGGCGTCCTGTCGCCGCCGTGCCGTCTCCTGGGGAGCCACCCAAACGCTGCGATGCAGTCGGGCAGCGTGCAGCCCGCAGATGCAGAAGAGGAGCGGACCCGAGACCAGGGAACAGGTGGAGAAGGACTGGTGTCAGctgttgggggcgggggcggggtgcaAGAAGCGCGTGTTGACCTCTGCCTGTCTGTCTAAGAAGCTGCAGCAGGCCTCGTGGAGCTCGGCGTGCCCCCCGTGTGAGTGTCTCGGAAGGAAGCGGAGCGGGACGAGAAATGAAGACCAGCTGCACGTGGGAAGTGTTGGCTCGTGGGCCAACCAACCAGCCTGGCTGCGCCCTTgacaaggggaaggggaagggggtcGGGAGGCGTTaggtgaaggaggaaggaggtgaaggaggttCGAGGCCGTCGCTGCCCGCCATCTTCTTCCCCAAACCGAGGCTCTGTTCTAACTTTCAGGCGGCGCCTCACGATTGAGGACTTTGAAATCGGGCGTCCTCTGGGCAAGGGAAAATTCGGGAACGTGTACCTGGCTCGGCTCAAGGAAAGCCGTTTCCTTGTGGCCCTGAAAGTCATCTTCAAGTCCCAGATAGAAAAGGAAGGACTGGAGCACCAGCTGCGCCGGGAAATTGAGATCCAGGCGCATCTACAGTAAGGACGGGCTGCAGGAGAACCAGCGCCAGCTTCTTCCTCTTCATGTTTCCTCTTCCATCCCTGGCATCTGAACCCGGCACTCCCCCCAGTGACCCTCCAACAGGCCACCTTGAGTCCACCTTGAAGACGTTTTCTGCATCTCACTCCACTTACACCGTGTAAACCTCCTCCCTGTTTCAGACCCCCAAAGCCTGATGCCTCCGCTTGCTCTCCCCTCACACACTCCAGTATCAGACCATTATTCTGGTCCCAGCGCAATCTGTCCTTTGTCCGACCGATCACTTTTAGTAGCATCGGGAGTTGGGTCTCATGAGTCTGACCCTTCCTCCGTCTTTtctccaggcaccccaatatcctACGCCTATACAACTACTTCCATGATGCACGCCGGGTGTACCTGATTCTGGAATATGCTCCAAGGGGTGAGCTCTACAAGGAGCTGCGAAAGAGCAACACTTTGGATGAACAGCACACAGCCACGGTGAGGTGGGAGGGCTGGCGGCTTTGGGCCTGTGAGTTTACTCTGGGCTGGTGGGGATCACTGCTTGTGGCTATCGTTAGTGtccagctccttttttttttctttatttctgaattctgttACCTTTTACGTAGTGACACGTACATCCTATAACTTCACATTTTGATACCCTAGTTACCCAGAATATTAATAATTAGTGTGCGTGAATTTGGATTCTTTGGTTGTAAGCAACAGAATCTCCACCACCTTATGTGAAGAAGCATGTTGGAAGCCTCTGAGTAGAACTGGCTTAGAAATAGAAAGCAAGAGATTCTACAGAGCCTCAGATGGGGAATCAGAGCCTCAGTTATCCCAGCAGGAAGGGCTGGGTCATCTTGCTGTCAGAATGAGTGATCTTCCAATTTTCCTCCTATTTTTGAATCATTTCTTCAGCACTCCAGTCCTGTGGGCGATCCTCTGATTGGCTCAGCATGGGCCCTGGTCCAGCTCCTTGCTGTGCTAGGGCAAAAGAGAGGCTCCGTCCACTTTAGCATCCCTCCTTTAAGACCACATAAAATGGGGAGAGGAATTCCTCCCCCACCAGTAATTAATTGTGCCATTAAGGAAGTAATGGGGTTGGTAACTAGGACATAAAAGATTCcacgacaggggcgcctgggtagctcagtcagttaagcgtcctactcttggtttcggctcagatcatgatctctccgtttgtgagttggagccctgcatcaggctctgcactgacaatacagagcctgcttgggattctctcctttttctctgcccctctcctgcttgtgtgctctctctttcaaattaaaaaaaaaaaaaaaaaaaaaagattgcactACAATGATGAAAATGTATGAGGAGTATTTTATCTCACACGGAAAACTGGCTGGCTTCATTTCCAGACTGCTTTTTCTTTGCTCACTCAGATAATGGAGGAATTAGCAGATGCTCTGACATACTGCCATGAGAAAAAGGTGATTCACAGGGATATCAAGCCGGAGAATCTGCTGCTGGGGTTCAGGGGTGAGGTGAAGATTGCAGACTTTGGCTGGTCTGTGCACACCCCATCTCTGAGGTAGGTCACGTGGTGGTGGCATGGGCCCTGGGTGCCAGTAAGGAATGATCCAATTTAACCCATTGCACGTGTAAGACTGGGATAAAACCCCGGGTTTGTATTTGAGCACTGtcttttttcatatgtatatatttaatgtgcaTTTGTAGATGGAAAGAATGGCTGAACCACATCTTTTATCTTTTGATCTCTGTAAACATATAACTTTCCCCAGTAAGTTTCCATGTAAATAAGAATCATTGTTCCATAATTCCGGAAATTTTACTTGGTCTCTGTTGATGCACCTTCAGTTTGTTACAAATCTCTATTGATGcccagaatattatgaaaacatcCTGGATCGTGAGCTAAATGTATAAGTAATTCCAAAGTATGGAATTGGTG
The Lynx canadensis isolate LIC74 chromosome E2, mLynCan4.pri.v2, whole genome shotgun sequence genome window above contains:
- the AURKC gene encoding aurora kinase C isoform X1; translated protein: MQSGSVQPADAEEERTRDQGTEAAAGLVELGVPPVRRLTIEDFEIGRPLGKGKFGNVYLARLKESRFLVALKVIFKSQIEKEGLEHQLRREIEIQAHLQHPNILRLYNYFHDARRVYLILEYAPRGELYKELRKSNTLDEQHTATIMEELADALTYCHEKKVIHRDIKPENLLLGFRGEVKIADFGWSVHTPSLRRKTMCGTLDYLPPEMIERRTYNETVDLWCIGVLCYELLVGNPPFESHSHNETYRRILKVDIRFPPSIPLGARDLISKLLRYQPLERLPLSQILEHPWVRAHSRRVLPPSVQMDS
- the AURKC gene encoding aurora kinase C isoform X2, yielding MQSGSVQPADAEEERTRDQGTAAAGLVELGVPPVRRLTIEDFEIGRPLGKGKFGNVYLARLKESRFLVALKVIFKSQIEKEGLEHQLRREIEIQAHLQHPNILRLYNYFHDARRVYLILEYAPRGELYKELRKSNTLDEQHTATIMEELADALTYCHEKKVIHRDIKPENLLLGFRGEVKIADFGWSVHTPSLRRKTMCGTLDYLPPEMIERRTYNETVDLWCIGVLCYELLVGNPPFESHSHNETYRRILKVDIRFPPSIPLGARDLISKLLRYQPLERLPLSQILEHPWVRAHSRRVLPPSVQMDS